A single genomic interval of Nocardioides nitrophenolicus harbors:
- a CDS encoding dipeptidase produces the protein MTGPVSTTDLRTRLAELLPGVRSDLEALVRIQSVSADPDRLDQVEVSARATADLFAAEGVDVQIVRAFDGAPPAVIGEKKGPEGAPTVLLYAHHDVQPENDDAEWDSAPYEPTERNGRLYGRGAADDKAGIMTHVAALRMLGDELPVTVRLFIEGEEEVASATLPQLLEKYVDELRSDVIVIADSGNWDIGVPALTTSLRGLVRVNVEVRTLTHAVHQGMWGGLVPDALITLSRLIATLHDDAGQVAVAGLHSGPAADVDYPEERLRAESGVAEGVQWVGNGPAVERLWTQPALSVIGLDAPKVDGSSNTLIPSARARLALRTAPGETSENALACLKAHLEAHVPWGAQLAIEVVDTGEPIALDVTGPAYDAARAAFTEAWDGTEPVDMGVGGSIPFIAEFLETFPQAAVLVTGVEDPDTRAHGPNEGLHLAEFERVLLAEALLLRNLGG, from the coding sequence ATGACCGGACCCGTCTCCACCACCGACCTGCGCACGCGCCTCGCCGAGCTCCTCCCGGGTGTCCGATCGGACCTCGAGGCCCTCGTCCGCATCCAGTCCGTCAGCGCCGACCCCGACCGCCTCGACCAGGTCGAGGTGAGCGCGCGGGCGACCGCCGACCTGTTCGCCGCGGAGGGCGTCGACGTCCAGATCGTGCGCGCCTTCGACGGCGCCCCGCCCGCCGTGATCGGCGAGAAGAAGGGGCCCGAGGGTGCGCCCACGGTGCTGCTCTACGCCCACCACGACGTGCAGCCCGAGAACGACGACGCCGAGTGGGACAGCGCGCCGTACGAGCCGACCGAGCGCAACGGCCGCCTCTACGGTCGCGGTGCCGCCGACGACAAGGCGGGGATCATGACCCACGTCGCGGCGCTGCGGATGCTCGGCGACGAGCTGCCGGTGACCGTGCGCCTGTTCATCGAGGGCGAGGAGGAGGTCGCCAGCGCGACCCTGCCCCAGCTCCTCGAGAAGTACGTCGACGAGCTGCGCTCCGACGTCATCGTGATCGCCGACTCCGGCAACTGGGACATCGGCGTCCCCGCGCTCACCACGAGCCTGCGCGGCCTGGTCCGGGTCAACGTCGAGGTCCGCACCCTCACCCATGCCGTCCACCAGGGCATGTGGGGCGGTCTCGTGCCCGACGCCCTGATCACCCTGTCGCGGCTCATCGCGACGCTCCACGACGACGCCGGGCAGGTCGCCGTCGCCGGCCTCCACTCCGGTCCGGCCGCCGACGTCGACTACCCCGAGGAGCGGCTGCGCGCCGAGTCCGGTGTCGCCGAGGGCGTCCAGTGGGTCGGCAACGGTCCGGCCGTCGAGCGACTGTGGACCCAGCCGGCGCTGTCGGTGATCGGCCTCGACGCACCCAAGGTCGACGGCTCCTCCAACACGCTCATCCCGTCGGCCCGGGCCCGCCTCGCCCTGCGCACCGCCCCCGGCGAGACCTCCGAGAACGCCCTCGCCTGCCTGAAGGCCCACCTCGAGGCGCACGTCCCGTGGGGCGCCCAGCTCGCGATCGAGGTGGTCGACACCGGCGAGCCGATCGCGCTCGACGTCACCGGCCCGGCGTACGACGCCGCGCGGGCGGCCTTCACCGAGGCCTGGGACGGCACCGAGCCGGTCGACATGGGCGTCGGCGGCTCGATCCCGTTCATCGCGGAGTTCCTCGAGACCTTCCCCCAGGCCGCGGTGCTGGTCACCGGCGTCGAGGACCCCGACACCCGGGCCCACGGCCCCAACGAGGGCCTGCACCTCGCCGAGTTCGAGCGGGTGCTGCTCGCCGAGGCGCTGCTGCTGCGCAACCTCGGTGGCTGA
- a CDS encoding SecDF P1 head subdomain-containing protein, giving the protein MALSRAFTAMTIAATLALGAAGCGNDDVARDDRPANDARAGGAPPADPVQFRRVLAMTEDTSPDPVQPDPAAEAVACAPEAGYRLAPAEIVGGVEDAEVQQGQGRPAWSIMIELDDDAAATFADLTRELNGTGQQLAVVLGGRVLTAPVIQAVITDGRVSIAGDFTRDEAESLADALEG; this is encoded by the coding sequence ATGGCACTTTCTCGGGCCTTCACAGCCATGACCATCGCCGCGACGCTCGCCCTCGGGGCGGCCGGATGCGGGAACGACGACGTCGCGCGCGACGACCGCCCCGCGAACGACGCCAGGGCCGGGGGCGCCCCGCCGGCCGATCCGGTGCAGTTCCGCCGGGTGCTGGCGATGACCGAGGACACCTCCCCCGACCCGGTCCAGCCCGACCCGGCGGCCGAGGCCGTGGCCTGCGCCCCGGAGGCCGGCTACCGGCTGGCGCCGGCGGAGATCGTCGGCGGGGTCGAGGACGCCGAGGTGCAGCAGGGCCAGGGCAGGCCCGCCTGGTCGATCATGATCGAGCTCGACGACGACGCGGCCGCGACCTTCGCCGACCTCACCCGCGAGCTGAACGGCACCGGTCAGCAGCTCGCGGTGGTGCTCGGCGGCCGGGTGCTCACCGCGCCCGTCATCCAGGCCGTGATCACCGACGGTCGGGTGTCGATCGCGGGCGACTTCACCCGCGACGAGGCGGAGTCGCTGGCCGACGCCCTGGAGGGGTGA
- a CDS encoding sterol carrier family protein: MPARLKPAPAAEVAAALSRLDAGEAERTDLRLLTKHFLALLETLAPGRSVEVRVPPYAAVQVIEGVRHTRGTPPAVVETDAATWIALATGRLAWTDAVEGARVQASGERTDLTPYLPLG; the protein is encoded by the coding sequence ATGCCCGCCCGCCTCAAGCCCGCCCCCGCCGCGGAGGTCGCCGCGGCCCTGTCCCGCCTCGACGCGGGGGAGGCGGAGCGCACCGACCTGCGGCTGCTCACCAAGCACTTCCTGGCCCTGCTCGAGACCCTCGCCCCGGGGCGCTCGGTCGAGGTCCGGGTGCCGCCGTACGCCGCGGTCCAGGTGATCGAGGGCGTGCGCCACACCCGCGGCACCCCGCCCGCCGTCGTCGAGACCGACGCGGCCACCTGGATCGCGCTCGCCACCGGCCGGCTGGCGTGGACCGACGCCGTCGAGGGCGCGCGGGTGCAGGCCAGCGGGGAGCGGACCGACCTGACGCCGTACCTGCCGCTGGGGTAG
- a CDS encoding FAD/NAD(P)-binding protein: MTATSTPTTPRTRTRVAVIGGGASGVLTAINLLVRSDDPGLEVVVHEASGIVGRGIAYGTNDQRHLLNVRARHMSAFPDAPSDLLDWALRTGRSNDPQGFLPRADYAIYLQDRLADVADDRLRIRAGRVLDVVPTATGFEVVTERSTSNADAVVLCHGNQPPRPLATAAGVAFPDAPWHVANPWELARLRTLPADARVIVVGTGLTGIDTAITLLEDGPERHVTLVSRNGLLPKPHVGQAHTAWVTKVPDDAVTADDIAAAVADECRAAGERGVGWRAVVDGLRPLTQELWRRLSVAERRRFLEVHARDWEVRRHRMAPEVALRLQSYRYDGRLAVQAGSLHAVEDLGERCRVTTAPGQAPIEVDAVVNCTGPLADVRRSTDPLLKALVARGTVAPDPLALGIDSTPDGGVVSADGRVVDGLFVVGPPRKGTLWESTAIPEIRGQAAQVAAAVLERTSRPVVVN; this comes from the coding sequence ATGACGGCGACGAGCACCCCGACGACCCCCCGCACGCGTACCCGGGTGGCGGTGATCGGCGGTGGTGCGAGCGGGGTGCTCACGGCGATCAACCTGCTGGTCCGCTCCGACGACCCGGGCCTGGAGGTCGTGGTCCACGAGGCCAGCGGCATCGTCGGGCGCGGCATCGCCTACGGCACCAACGACCAGCGCCACCTGCTCAACGTCCGGGCCCGCCACATGAGCGCCTTCCCGGACGCGCCGTCCGACCTGCTCGACTGGGCGCTGCGGACCGGGCGGAGCAACGACCCACAGGGCTTCCTGCCGCGGGCCGACTACGCGATCTACCTCCAGGACCGGCTCGCCGACGTCGCCGACGACCGGCTCCGGATCCGCGCGGGCCGCGTCCTCGACGTCGTCCCGACGGCCACCGGCTTCGAGGTGGTCACCGAGCGGTCGACGTCGAACGCCGACGCGGTGGTGCTGTGCCACGGCAACCAGCCGCCCCGGCCGCTGGCCACCGCCGCCGGCGTCGCCTTCCCCGACGCGCCGTGGCATGTCGCCAACCCGTGGGAGCTGGCCCGGCTGCGCACCCTGCCGGCGGACGCCCGGGTGATCGTCGTCGGCACCGGCCTGACCGGCATCGACACCGCCATCACGCTGCTCGAGGACGGCCCGGAGCGCCACGTCACCCTGGTCAGCCGCAACGGCCTGCTGCCCAAGCCCCATGTCGGCCAGGCGCACACCGCGTGGGTCACCAAGGTCCCCGACGATGCCGTCACGGCCGACGACATCGCCGCCGCGGTCGCCGACGAGTGCCGGGCGGCGGGTGAGCGCGGCGTCGGCTGGCGTGCGGTCGTCGACGGGCTCCGGCCGCTCACCCAGGAGCTGTGGCGGCGGCTGTCGGTGGCCGAGCGCCGCCGGTTCCTCGAGGTCCACGCCCGCGACTGGGAGGTACGCCGGCACCGGATGGCCCCCGAGGTGGCGCTGCGCCTCCAGTCCTACCGGTACGACGGCCGGCTGGCCGTCCAGGCCGGGAGCCTGCACGCCGTGGAGGACCTCGGCGAGCGCTGTCGGGTGACCACCGCCCCCGGTCAGGCGCCGATCGAGGTCGACGCCGTCGTCAACTGCACCGGCCCCCTCGCCGACGTACGCCGGAGCACCGACCCCCTGCTCAAGGCCCTGGTCGCGCGCGGGACGGTGGCTCCCGACCCGCTCGCGCTCGGCATCGACAGCACCCCCGACGGCGGGGTCGTGAGCGCCGACGGCCGGGTCGTCGACGGCCTGTTCGTCGTCGGTCCGCCGCGCAAGGGCACGCTGTGGGAGTCGACGGCGATCCCCGAGATCCGCGGGCAGGCCGCGCAGGTCGCCGCCGCCGTGCTGGAGCGCACGTCTCGTCCCGTCGTCGTGAACTGA